From a region of the Carassius auratus strain Wakin chromosome 31, ASM336829v1, whole genome shotgun sequence genome:
- the LOC113050238 gene encoding proteasome inhibitor PI31 subunit-like translates to MAGLELLFNCVANSITSSQDALICFVHWEVVKSGYKCLGIGDEPKDGEKKSELLPAGWSESKELYALRYRSNDDKSNLLLKAFTVDSTLIFNLMDSTTEKVTDLTVNISEYVDEANLQTFESVFKNTDELITKLKSSLLPPKKEEGQGKTEKKTKSERVSNLRDPHSDPLLIPTRGPPSRHPHNWPDPMAPFAAGGADLDPFGGRGAGGMIVDPLRAGFPRSGFDPSSGIPGVLPPGAVPPGARFDPFGPVGRHRPGPDPDHMPPPGYDDMFM, encoded by the exons ATGGCAGGACTGGAGCTGCTCTTCAACTGCGTAGCAAACTCAATAACCTCTTCCCAAGATGCTCTGATTTGTTTTGTACACTGGGAAGTAGTGAAAAGTGGCTATAAATGTCTGGGCATTGGAGATGAG CCTAAAGATGGAGAGAAGAAGTCAGAACTGCTTCCAGCCGGCTGGAGTGAAAGCAAGGAGCTGTACGCACTCAGATACAGATCAAATGATGACAAGTCAAACCTGCTGCTCAAAGCCTTCACAGTGGATTCAACCCTGATCTTCAATCTAATG GACTCCACGACAGAAAAAGTAACCGATCTCACAGTTAACATCAGTGAGTATGTTGATGAAGCCAATCTGCAGACTTTTGAAAG CGTGTTTAAGAACACAGACGAGCTGATCACGAAGCTAAAGTCCTCACTGCTGCCCCCTAAAAAAGAAGAGGGTCAaggaaaaacagagaagaagacaaaAAGCGAAAGAGTCTCAAACTTAAGGGACCCTCACAGTGATCCTCTCCTGATCCCAACCAGAGGCCCTCCAAGCAGACACCCACACAACTG gccTGATCCGATGGCTCCATTTGCCGCAGGCGGTGCCGATCTGGACCCTTTCGG GGGAAGAGGAGCAGGAGGGATGATTGTGGATCCATTACGTGCCGGGTTTCCACGCTCAGGGTTTGACCCCTCCTCTGGTATTCCTGGAGTCCTTCCTCCCGGCGCTGTGCCCCCTGGTGCACGCTTTGACCCATTCGGGCCGGTTGGGCGACACAGACCTGG GCCAGACCCTGATCACATGCCTCCACCAGGATATGATGACATGTTCATGTAG